The Pseudomonadota bacterium genome contains a region encoding:
- a CDS encoding nuclear transport factor 2 family protein: MTCWLAVQKQAGTWPSTRVRRLSVASLLLWLPTVMSACGGGPRAVLAAPGQAQLGRWSALDGSRWLLTGGECADGSPALEARDRLGELRVEARGGGALFVYDQESTGCARTAIDALQRKGRRDDPAGWVLEQQAEIVLPPGAHCGGEQAPLRFADLSLSQGALELHVLGAARCGGLDARLVYHKTGPALLGDEQLIRHYAAHFNRRDAGAIARLLATAASLREPVAAPDSALPRRHDGRAAVRRWHASAFASVPWLALRLLRVDRSAGDGRYLADWHYMDAALSEPLRGRSLFVVAGGEILEAELQFLSTPVPARTRNARRLWPQRRKRRGIQGAAEAKTPSTVTVTLRGANARAQ; this comes from the coding sequence ATGACGTGCTGGCTTGCGGTTCAGAAACAGGCGGGAACATGGCCTTCGACCCGGGTGCGGCGGCTGTCGGTCGCGAGCCTGCTGCTATGGTTGCCGACCGTGATGAGCGCATGTGGCGGCGGGCCGCGGGCCGTCTTGGCGGCGCCCGGGCAGGCCCAACTGGGACGCTGGTCGGCGCTCGACGGCAGCAGGTGGTTGCTCACGGGGGGCGAGTGTGCCGACGGCTCACCCGCACTGGAGGCCCGCGATCGACTGGGCGAGCTGCGCGTCGAGGCTCGCGGTGGCGGGGCCCTGTTCGTGTACGACCAGGAGAGCACCGGATGCGCGCGAACCGCAATCGACGCGCTGCAACGCAAAGGCCGTCGGGACGACCCCGCAGGCTGGGTGCTCGAGCAGCAGGCCGAGATCGTGCTGCCGCCTGGGGCGCACTGCGGCGGCGAGCAAGCCCCGCTCCGGTTCGCAGACCTGAGCCTGAGCCAGGGCGCCCTGGAGCTTCATGTCCTTGGGGCAGCCCGATGCGGAGGGCTCGACGCGCGGCTCGTGTACCACAAGACGGGTCCGGCGCTGCTCGGGGATGAGCAGCTTATCCGGCACTACGCCGCGCACTTCAATCGTCGAGACGCCGGTGCCATTGCCCGCCTGCTGGCCACGGCGGCTTCGTTGCGCGAGCCCGTTGCCGCACCGGACAGCGCGCTGCCCAGGCGGCACGACGGAAGAGCGGCGGTTAGACGCTGGCACGCGAGCGCGTTCGCCTCGGTTCCCTGGCTGGCGTTACGGCTGCTGCGCGTCGATCGTTCCGCCGGGGACGGCCGCTACCTGGCCGACTGGCACTACATGGACGCGGCTCTCAGCGAACCCCTGAGGGGACGCAGTCTTTTCGTCGTCGCGGGCGGGGAGATCCTCGAGGCCGAGCTGCAGTTTCTGAGCACACCGGTACCTGCGCGCACGCGGAACGCGCGCCGGCTGTGGCCGCAGCGACGCAAGCGTCGAGGCATCCAGGGAGCCGCTGAGGCGAAGACCCCGTCCACGGTTACGGTTACGCTACGAGGAGCGAATGCAAGAGCCCAGTAA
- a CDS encoding NAD-dependent epimerase/dehydratase family protein: protein MQEPSNGKQENTEPDQADGAVLITGICGRIGQLLARKLHRAGPVVGIDRRRFEDRPSDVAHHRLDLRRKRTRDVFRSGGIRAVVHLGTLHNVRASNRSHHSFNVAGFQKLVEHMAEYRVPKLVVLSSARLYGPRPDNPQFLTEEAPLLGAQEFSEIRDLVEVDILSQSFFWKHPETETVILRPCHILGRINNAASNYLRLPRPWTLLGFDPMVQVVHERDVADAIELALRPGLRGIFNLRGPAELPLGRVLRILDKRPVSLPASVAAPLLDRLWSHRLSHYPRPELDHLRYVCMVDDARARRVLGYRARRSLEETVRSVFSPR, encoded by the coding sequence ATGCAAGAGCCCAGTAACGGCAAGCAGGAAAACACGGAGCCGGACCAGGCGGACGGCGCGGTCTTGATCACGGGCATCTGTGGCCGCATCGGGCAGCTGCTCGCCCGCAAGCTGCACCGCGCCGGGCCGGTGGTCGGGATCGACCGTCGCCGTTTCGAAGACAGGCCGAGCGACGTGGCGCACCATCGCCTGGACCTGCGCCGCAAGCGTACGCGCGACGTGTTTCGATCCGGGGGCATCCGCGCGGTCGTACACTTGGGCACCCTGCACAACGTGCGTGCCAGCAACCGCTCGCACCATAGCTTCAATGTGGCAGGCTTCCAGAAGCTGGTCGAGCACATGGCCGAGTACCGCGTGCCCAAGCTCGTCGTGCTATCGAGCGCGCGTCTGTACGGGCCGAGGCCAGACAATCCACAGTTCCTCACCGAGGAGGCGCCGCTGCTTGGTGCCCAGGAGTTCAGCGAGATCAGGGACCTGGTAGAGGTCGACATACTCTCGCAGAGCTTTTTCTGGAAGCACCCCGAGACCGAGACGGTGATCCTGCGGCCTTGCCATATCCTTGGGCGCATCAACAACGCGGCGAGCAACTACTTGAGACTGCCGAGACCCTGGACCCTGCTCGGCTTCGATCCCATGGTCCAGGTCGTGCATGAACGCGACGTGGCGGACGCGATCGAGCTGGCGCTACGTCCAGGGCTGCGCGGCATCTTCAACCTGCGCGGTCCGGCCGAGCTGCCGCTTGGCCGTGTCTTGCGAATCCTCGACAAACGCCCCGTTTCGCTTCCGGCTTCGGTCGCCGCACCCCTGTTGGACAGGCTATGGTCCCACCGGCTCAGCCACTATCCGCGCCCCGAGCTCGATCATCTTCGCTACGTGTGCATGGTCGATGATGCGCGGGCACGGCGGGTGCTGGGCTACCGGGCCAGGCGGAGCCTGGAGGAAACCGTGCGATCCGTCTTCAGCCCCCGGTAG
- a CDS encoding DUF4398 domain-containing protein, giving the protein MLAVVPLVGSGCGPALFTVQTQRAGRAVQRASEADAPRFAPYEFYSAAEHLRKARQEASEASYEDALQFARIAYRHAVEALRLTHERRPH; this is encoded by the coding sequence GTGCTGGCGGTCGTCCCGCTCGTTGGCTCCGGTTGTGGACCCGCGCTCTTCACCGTGCAGACCCAGCGGGCCGGCCGGGCTGTGCAGCGAGCGAGCGAAGCCGATGCCCCACGGTTTGCTCCCTACGAGTTTTACTCAGCCGCCGAGCACCTGCGAAAGGCGCGTCAGGAAGCGAGCGAGGCGTCCTACGAGGACGCGCTCCAGTTTGCGCGAATTGCGTACCGGCACGCGGTAGAGGCCCTGAGGCTCACCCATGAACGGCGCCCTCACTGA
- a CDS encoding OmpA family protein: MNGALTDRELRCWSSARCASVRRICPFLVALFLVSSGCGQGARIQGRLDLVRQILREAELEGAYRCAPRELAVARAHASFARVELRQGNAGDAQAHLRVAEPNARAARTLSATRACRDALGSARSSARSSARRGADASRVSPRDPNRGQARCPGAVARGAGIPELLDCPERADTDSDGVVDRVDSCLLQREDLDGYLDGDGCPDPDNDLDGVADAADKCPLELEDLDGVDDLDGCPDPDNDADGLPDDIDRCPLVPGPASTFGCAQAFKRLQLTKRFVLVKEPIRFVRAGSEIAPASFSILDELAHLLHDFPRLRLKIVVGAPSRGSRARGLQSSRARAEALRRYLVDRGVAPSRLTARAYGATRTGEQRALVSGPSATRRISFVRTDARAVVAGEGAR; this comes from the coding sequence ATGAACGGCGCCCTCACTGACCGAGAGCTTCGTTGCTGGTCGAGTGCTCGCTGCGCGAGCGTGCGGCGCATCTGCCCCTTTTTGGTGGCGCTGTTTCTGGTCTCGTCTGGATGTGGGCAAGGCGCCAGGATCCAGGGAAGGCTCGACCTCGTTCGCCAGATCCTGCGCGAGGCGGAGCTCGAGGGCGCCTACCGTTGCGCGCCGCGTGAGCTCGCGGTTGCCCGAGCTCACGCTTCGTTTGCCCGGGTCGAGCTGCGGCAGGGCAACGCAGGCGATGCGCAGGCTCACCTGCGCGTTGCGGAGCCCAACGCGCGAGCGGCGCGCACGCTGAGTGCCACCCGTGCCTGTCGCGACGCGCTCGGCAGTGCTCGTAGCAGTGCCCGCAGCAGTGCTCGCCGGGGGGCGGACGCCTCCAGGGTGTCGCCTCGGGACCCCAATCGCGGCCAGGCTCGCTGCCCGGGTGCGGTCGCGCGAGGCGCGGGCATCCCGGAGCTGCTGGACTGCCCGGAGCGCGCGGATACGGACTCGGATGGCGTGGTTGACCGCGTGGACAGCTGCCTGCTTCAGCGCGAGGACCTGGATGGCTACCTCGACGGCGATGGCTGCCCCGATCCAGACAACGATCTGGACGGGGTTGCCGATGCAGCCGACAAGTGTCCGCTGGAGCTGGAGGACCTCGACGGGGTGGACGACCTCGACGGGTGTCCTGATCCGGATAACGACGCCGACGGCCTGCCCGATGACATCGATCGCTGCCCGCTGGTACCGGGCCCGGCGTCGACATTCGGCTGCGCACAGGCCTTCAAGCGCTTGCAGCTCACCAAGCGCTTTGTGCTCGTCAAAGAGCCCATCCGCTTCGTACGCGCCGGATCGGAGATCGCGCCAGCATCCTTTTCGATACTGGACGAGCTGGCGCACCTGCTGCACGATTTTCCGCGTCTGCGTCTGAAAATCGTCGTGGGTGCGCCTTCGAGGGGGTCGCGCGCCCGCGGCCTGCAGTCGTCCCGCGCTCGCGCCGAGGCGCTGCGGCGCTACCTCGTGGATCGCGGAGTGGCACCATCGCGCTTGACCGCGCGAGCCTATGGTGCGACACGCACGGGGGAGCAACGCGCGCTGGTGTCCGGTCCGTCCGCGACGCGGCGCATCAGCTTCGTGCGCACCGACGCTCGAGCTGTGGTTGCGGGCGAGGGTGCCAGGTGA